In the Patescibacteria group bacterium genome, ACTTCTGACAATCCACCCCTCATAATAATTCGTACCTTCCGGATCCGGCAGATTCTCAAAGGTTACCAGCAGATCATATTTGGCATTTTCAAAATTTGCTTTTGCCTCGCCGAAACCTGATCCCCCGCTGACATCTGTTAATAAACCGGTAAACCGATATTGCATTTCCACTGTTGTATTAGTATTTACAATAGAATTATTATTACTTTCCGAATCATCTGCAATCTTTTTACAAGTATTATCAACGCATTTTGCAGTTATGTTATTCTTTTCAATCATGTAGCACGGCGCATATTGTGGACATGGCACAGCTGGACAGATTTGTTGCGCCTTACCATCAGCTACTAAATCGTTAAATGATTCCAAATTAACAGCGACATATTTATCTTCTGTATATACTGGGCATTCAGGCGTTGCACAACATGATGTGTAATCTTTTTCACGATTAATGATCTGACAATCTTCATCTTGCACACAACTTGTAGAAACTTGCCCAA is a window encoding:
- a CDS encoding anti-sigma factor, giving the protein MPANTKILITVVVLIIISGYAWIFLANDNTEEPMANTNVNNSVMVDLVFGQVSTSCVQDEDCQIINREKDYTSCCATPECPVYTEDKYVAVNLESFNDLVADGKAQQICPAVPCPQYAPCYMIEKNNITAKCVDNTCKKIADDSESNNNSIVNTNTTVEMQYRFTGLLTDVSGGSGFGEAKANFENAKYDLLVTFENLPDPEGTNYYEGWIVRSYPQSVVSTGVVVKDGGIYKNTYTTDQDLTDHDFYVLTLEPDDNDPAPAIHIMEGLLSI